One window of the Pyrinomonadaceae bacterium genome contains the following:
- the tatC gene encoding twin-arginine translocase subunit TatC, with amino-acid sequence MSLRLLNKPEKAAREDELGGQMSFLEHLDELRTRLIRSIVFVFLAATLAWAFSDRIYNFLARPVQRALSEAQQQRRVPIDGVSGQLSTGSLSSLKPGDKLRFTFPEAKQLGPAAIPAGTSVIARVDKDAQGNIGLFTDEALIAGNEVVPKDVRLPIDLAKGYEKGTDPNDKLIVTTVAESFALYVRVSLYTAIAISVPFLLWQIWAFVAPGLFPHERKYVTPFVLLSSVFFVLGAATAYYVIFPAAAKYLLGLGSDFRLLLKADDYFDFIILLMLGMGLVSQMPAITYVLARIGVVTARWMLKVWRFALIAILVIAAILSPTGDIPNMLLFAMPMVVLYLISILVALISGRPRTAT; translated from the coding sequence ATGTCTCTGCGTCTACTCAATAAACCAGAGAAAGCAGCTCGCGAAGATGAACTTGGCGGGCAGATGTCGTTTCTGGAGCATCTGGATGAGCTGCGCACCCGGCTGATTCGCAGCATCGTGTTCGTATTCCTGGCCGCCACACTGGCCTGGGCTTTCTCTGATCGCATTTACAATTTTCTCGCGCGACCCGTGCAGCGCGCGCTCAGCGAAGCTCAACAGCAAAGGCGCGTGCCGATTGACGGGGTGAGCGGTCAGCTCTCTACCGGTTCGCTCAGTTCACTCAAACCCGGCGACAAGCTGCGTTTCACTTTTCCCGAAGCTAAGCAACTCGGCCCCGCGGCGATTCCCGCCGGCACATCGGTTATTGCGCGCGTCGATAAAGACGCGCAGGGGAACATCGGACTGTTCACCGATGAAGCGTTAATCGCGGGCAACGAAGTCGTGCCGAAAGACGTGCGCCTGCCAATTGATCTGGCGAAAGGGTACGAGAAGGGAACAGACCCCAACGACAAACTGATCGTGACCACCGTGGCGGAATCCTTCGCTTTGTACGTGAGAGTTTCTTTGTACACGGCCATCGCGATCTCAGTGCCGTTTCTGTTGTGGCAGATTTGGGCGTTCGTCGCGCCCGGACTATTTCCGCACGAGCGCAAATACGTGACGCCCTTCGTCTTGTTGTCGAGCGTCTTTTTCGTGCTCGGCGCAGCGACTGCGTATTACGTGATCTTTCCCGCCGCCGCGAAATATCTGCTGGGACTGGGTTCGGATTTTCGTTTGCTGCTGAAGGCGGACGACTACTTTGATTTCATCATCCTGCTGATGCTGGGAATGGGTCTTGTCTCGCAGATGCCGGCAATCACATACGTGCTGGCGCGCATTGGCGTAGTGACTGCGCGCTGGATGCTGAAGGTTTGGCGCTTCGCATTGATCGCCATTCTCGTCATTGCCGCGATCCTGTCGCCCACCGGCGACATCCCGAACATGCTTCTGTTCGCCATGCCCATGGTGGTGCTGTATCTGATTTCGATTTTAGTGGCGCTCATCAGCGGCCGCCCACGGACGGCCACATAG
- a CDS encoding ATP-dependent DNA ligase — MASTIHSNSLEQFARVAEKVGATTKKLAKAALLGEYFPALSDEDLARAARYFAGQVFAQHDARTTNVGGSIISEALIHATGLHADLGARWARWGDAGDVAFEMFTEAKSANTPSLSLGDTEDLLIRLSSTRGKKAKTDLLTKVLAKATPLEAKYLVKLLSSDLRIGLREGLVEDAIARAFKQPLAEVSLANMLRGDIGEAAVRARAGALGDLEMRLFHPLKFMLATPASDLADIARTMPDEFFVEDKFDGIRAQVHVEGGRVAIYSRTLDEISARFPELIEPLSRLPTDAIIDGEIITARGEEILPFADLQKRLGRKTISDELLASAPVVFVGWDVLYASSKVLIDEPLRERRAQLQVLIGGPQTNAGTVRLSQTRAFSDVAALDDEFDAARARGNEGLMIKDPRSSYKPGRRGREWLKLKKALATLDVVVTAVELGHGKRRNVLSDYTFAVRRSENDAELLNIGKAYSGLTDVEIAQMTEWFRAHTLQEYAHGRVRIVEPTVVIEVTFDRVQPSNRHKSGYALRFPRIVRLRRDKMAAEIDTLDTVKKLVA; from the coding sequence ATGGCCTCAACTATTCATTCAAATTCACTTGAGCAGTTCGCACGGGTCGCCGAAAAGGTAGGCGCAACCACGAAGAAACTCGCCAAGGCGGCGCTGCTGGGCGAATATTTTCCGGCTCTTTCGGACGAAGATTTGGCCCGCGCCGCGCGGTACTTTGCCGGTCAGGTGTTCGCACAACACGACGCGCGCACGACGAACGTTGGCGGCAGCATAATCAGCGAGGCGCTAATCCACGCGACCGGTCTGCACGCCGACCTTGGCGCGCGCTGGGCGCGTTGGGGTGATGCGGGCGACGTGGCGTTTGAGATGTTCACGGAAGCGAAGTCTGCGAACACGCCGAGCCTGAGTCTCGGCGACACCGAAGATCTTCTGATTCGCTTGAGCAGCACTCGCGGAAAGAAAGCTAAAACCGATTTGCTCACTAAGGTGCTGGCGAAGGCCACACCGCTGGAAGCAAAGTATCTGGTGAAACTCTTGTCGAGTGACTTGCGAATCGGTTTACGCGAGGGGCTGGTGGAAGATGCGATCGCACGCGCCTTCAAACAACCGCTGGCTGAGGTCTCGCTCGCCAACATGTTGCGCGGCGACATCGGCGAAGCAGCGGTGCGCGCGCGCGCCGGAGCGTTGGGCGACCTCGAGATGCGTCTATTCCACCCTTTGAAGTTCATGCTCGCGACCCCGGCGTCGGACCTTGCGGACATCGCACGCACAATGCCGGATGAGTTTTTCGTCGAAGACAAGTTCGACGGCATTCGCGCGCAGGTTCACGTGGAGGGCGGACGAGTGGCGATTTACTCGCGAACCCTCGATGAAATCTCGGCGCGATTTCCGGAGTTGATCGAGCCGTTGAGCAGGCTTCCGACCGACGCGATCATCGACGGCGAAATCATCACCGCGCGTGGCGAAGAGATTCTGCCCTTCGCCGATCTGCAAAAACGGCTGGGAAGAAAAACTATCAGTGATGAGTTGCTGGCAAGCGCGCCGGTGGTCTTCGTGGGTTGGGACGTTTTGTATGCAAGCAGCAAGGTTTTAATCGATGAACCGCTGCGCGAGCGTCGCGCGCAACTTCAAGTACTGATCGGGGGGCCGCAAACAAACGCGGGCACCGTGCGATTGTCGCAAACACGGGCGTTCAGCGACGTTGCCGCACTCGATGATGAATTCGACGCGGCGCGCGCACGCGGCAACGAAGGTTTAATGATTAAAGACCCCAGGTCTTCATACAAACCCGGCCGGCGTGGTCGTGAGTGGCTGAAATTGAAAAAGGCGCTGGCGACGCTGGACGTGGTGGTGACCGCGGTGGAACTCGGCCACGGCAAACGGCGCAACGTGCTTTCGGACTACACGTTCGCGGTGCGCCGTTCGGAAAACGACGCCGAACTGCTGAACATCGGCAAAGCCTACTCAGGTTTGACCGACGTTGAAATTGCCCAGATGACTGAATGGTTTCGCGCGCACACTTTGCAGGAATACGCCCACGGGCGCGTCCGCATTGTCGAACCCACGGTCGTGATCGAGGTGACTTTCGACCGCGTGCAGCCCTCAAATCGCCACAAGAGCGGCTACGCTTTGCGCTTTCCGCGCATCGTAAGACTTCGCCGCGACAAGATGGCCGCCGAAATAGACACGTTGGATACAGTGAAGAAGCTTGTCGCCTAA
- a CDS encoding twin-arginine translocase TatA/TatE family subunit has protein sequence MYLLILDSLGNTELLLILVAALIFFGPRRLPQLSRQLGKSLSEFRRASEDFKRTWEREVNAEIHEHGIDPASSFLDNATNRIRAAREAAARELNVFESEPRPSAPEIKPVDAELVEPRNAGAESEPAKTEQPKHEWI, from the coding sequence ATGTACCTGCTGATTCTCGATTCTCTGGGAAATACTGAGTTGCTGCTGATTCTGGTTGCGGCGCTGATTTTCTTTGGGCCGCGACGGCTGCCGCAACTCAGCCGGCAGCTCGGCAAAAGCCTGTCCGAATTTCGCCGCGCGTCCGAAGACTTCAAACGCACCTGGGAACGTGAGGTCAATGCGGAAATTCACGAGCACGGTATCGATCCCGCAAGTTCATTTCTCGACAACGCCACCAATCGAATTCGCGCCGCACGCGAAGCCGCCGCGCGTGAACTGAACGTGTTCGAATCCGAACCGCGGCCCAGCGCGCCCGAGATTAAGCCGGTCGATGCGGAACTCGTCGAGCCGCGCAATGCCGGGGCTGAGAGTGAGCCGGCGAAAACCGAACAGCCAAAACACGAGTGGATATAA